A portion of the Misgurnus anguillicaudatus chromosome 16, ASM2758022v2, whole genome shotgun sequence genome contains these proteins:
- the LOC129422107 gene encoding uncharacterized protein, which yields MDRYRYFIFNQKSVVLLGILQVACAGLCVVCGFIDAVFRKSTTLSETRAPLWAGLIMAVPGVLALFASQKKSPVLVNVMIVSAVMSFVAVVIVFVYACVTLSYGEEDDEIFHAHPIPEVRFVLSRMVKGANSTLLVVCTGSVLFSSLITFVGCRSLPLCGCYDSVNGMQFLVPQNDPSAPTELVCTWQGGDERIFNSPVSFMDHCPDQEQRDISTLPPYSRLA from the exons ATGGACCGTTACAGGTATTTCATCTTCAATCAGAAGAGTGTGGTGCTGTTGGGCATCCTTCAAGTGGCGTGCGCTGGACTCTGCGTGGTTTGCGGATTTATAGATGCAGTGTTCCGCAAGAGCACAACTCTGAGTGAAACTAGAGCACCACTGTGGGCTGGATTG ATTATGGCTGTCCCTGGAGTGCTTGCCCTTTTTGCATCCCAAAAGAAAAGTCCTGTTTTG GTAAACGTCATGATTGTGTCGGCTGTGATGTCTTTTGTTGCTGTTGTTATTGTGTTTGTGTACGCTTGCGTCACTCTGAGTTATGGAGAGGAGGACGATGAGATCTTCCATGCCCATCCTATCCCTGAAGTG AGGTTTGTCCTCAGTCGGATGGTTAAAGGCGCTAACAGCACCCTTCTTGTGGTCTGCACGGGATCCGTGCTCTTTTCTTCTCTCATTACATTTGTTGGCTGCCGCAGTCTGCCGCTTTGCGGCTGCTATGACTCTGTAAATGGAATG CAATTTCTGGTTCCTCAGAATGACCCTAGTGCTCCAACAGAACTTGTCTGCACTTGGCAAG GCGGAGATGAGCGAATCTTTAACTCTCCTGTGTCCTTCATGGATCACTGTCCTGATCAGGAACAGCGAGATATCTCAACACTTCCACCTTATAGCAGACTAGCATAA
- the rab33ba gene encoding RAB33B, member RAS oncogene family a: protein MADIESSFEFSSSLTSTSLPPPRTRIFKIIVIGDSGVGKTCLTYRFCAGKFPDKTEATIGVDFRERVIEIDGEKIKVQLWDTAGQERFRKSMVQHYYRNVHAVVFVYDVTNAASFRSLPSWIEECRQHALGQEVPRILVGNKCDLRHAAQVSTDVAQQFADAHSMPLFETSAKNPYGNDEGSRNNSDHVEAIFMTVAHKLKSQKPLVLSQPPSGLGDTVTLRRQEDEDRGNWGCGCWRS from the exons ATGGCAGACATCGAGTCCTCTTTTGAATTTAGCTCATCTCTGACTAGCACTTCACTGCCTCCGCCGAGGACTCGAATCTTTAAGATAATCGTCATCGGAGACTCTGGAGTCGGCAAGACCTGCCTCACCTATAGATTCTGTGCGGGCAAGTTCCCGGACAAGACCGAGGCCACTATCGGGGTGGATTTTCGAGAGAGGGTTATCGAAATAGACGGCGAAAAAATAAAG GTCCAGCTATGGGACACTGCAGGCCAGGAACGCTTCAGAAAAAGCATGGTGCAGCATTACTATCGAAACGTCCATGCTGTGGTGTTCGTCTACGATGTCACCAACGCTGCCAGTTTCCGAAGCCTTCCATCGTGGATCGAGGAGTGCCGTCAGCACGCCCTGGGTCAGGAGGTGCCCAGAATCCTGGTAGGCAACAAATGCGACCTGCGCCATGCCGCTCAAGTAAGCACAGACGTAGCGCAGCAGTTCGCAGATGCCCACTCAATGCCTCTGTTCGAGACCTCTGCCAAGAATCCCTACGGAAACGATGAAGGCAGTCGGAATAATAGTGACCATGTTGAGGCCATTTTTATGACGGTAGCGCACAAGCTGAAATCCCAGAAGCCGTTGGTGTTAAGTCAACCACCTAGCGGACTAGGAGATACGGTCACTCTTAGGAGACAGGAGGATGAGGACAGGGGAAACTGGGGCTGTGGATGCTGGAGGAGCTAA